In the genome of Salmo trutta chromosome 39, fSalTru1.1, whole genome shotgun sequence, the window TAAGCTTTCACTAAAGTTAATTGAATTAAATTGCCAAAATTGTATAGCCTAATTAgcctactcctgtctatacagaaataaataaaatccttCCAAATAGGCTACTAAAGTATGATTTGGCCTCAGAGGATTGTTAccttctttaaaaaataaataagttgtggattgttttaaatTGAATTGTCTACAGTCGGAAGGAAAGGCAGCATGCACAATTTGGGCAGATTATTGTTGAGTTGAGACTGTCTGACAAGTAGACAAGCCAGACATATCACAATATTTTCAAAATACAATCGTGGggaaacatacactacatgatcaaaagtatgtggacacggaCTCATCGagcatctcatttcaaaatcgtggtcattaatatggagttggtccccccctttgctgttataacagcctctactcttctgggaaggctttctactagatgttggaacattgttgtggggacttacttccattcagccacaagagcattagtgaggtcaggcactgatgttaggTGATTAGACCTGACTCactgtcggcgttccaattcatcccgaaggtgttcgatggggttcagttcagggctctgtgtaggtcagtcaagttcttcctcaccgatctcgacaaaccatttcagtatggaccttgctttgtgcacgggggcattgtcatgttgaaacaggaaagggcctccccaaactgttgccccaaagttggaagcacagaattttctagaatgtcattgtatgctgtagcattaagatttcccttcactggaactaaggggcctagcccgaaccatgaaaaacagccccagaccattattcctcctccaccaaactttacagttggccctatgcattgggacaggtagtgttctcctggaatCCACCAAAACctgatttgtccgtcggactgccagataatgaagcgtgattcatcattccagagaacacggtgtccaatggtggcaagctttacaccacaccagctgacgcttagcattgcgcatggtgatctttggcttgtgtgcggcttctcggccaaggaaacccatttcatgaagctcccgacgaacagttcttgtgttgaagttgcttccagagacagtttggaactcggtagtgagtgttgcacgcttcagcactcggtggtcctgttccgtgagcttgtttggcctaccacttcgcttctgacccgttgttgctcctagacgtttgcacttcacaataacagcacttccagTTGGCCGGGGCAGCTCTCTCGTATCTGATATAACCCGTATCTGATATAATATATGTGATATATAACCCAGGCCGTATGTGATATATAACCCGGGCCGTATCTGTTATAGCCCAGGCAGGTTCTGAAATAACCCAGGCCGTATGTGATATATAACCCAGGCCGTATCTGTTATAGCCCAGGCAGTATCTGAAATAACCCAGGCCATATGTGATATATAACCCGGGCCGTATCTGTTATAACCCAGGCAGTATCTGAAATAACCCAGGCCGTATGTGATATATAACCCGGGCCGTATCTGTTATAGCCCAGGCAGTATCTGAAATAACCCAGGCCGTATGTGATATATAACCCGGGCCGTATCTGTTATAGCCCAGGCAGTATCTGTATAGCCCAGGCCTGCTATACGCGCTCAGCCATGCATTGAATGGTCTTTTTTGCAAACAGTGATTGAGTGATATTATTAGTCAGaattatgactatccaatctactcatAGCATTATAAATAATAAACTATTTTACATAAGTCTACAAATGTAATAATGCATAGAATGCTTTAATAcgaaggtgcatttttatggtgaaaataagAACACGTTTTCACTAGGATCTGTAGGATCAATGACTGGGCTTTAAACAACACGTTTTCACTAGGTTCTGTAGGATCAATGACTGGGCTTTAAACAACACGTTTTCACTAGGTTCTGTAGGATCAATGACTGGGCTTTAAAGAACACGTTTTCACTAGGATCTGTAGAATCAATGACTGGGCTTTAAAGAACACGTTTTCACTAGGATCTGTAGAATCAATGACTGGGCTTTAAAGAACACGTTTTCACTAGGCTCTGTGCTCTCTAACTGTGTTCCAGGGGTCCTAGTCTATAGGCTAcgtttggtgttatttggacatttttagttgtgatataaaccttattaaaacatatagggcTATGAGCTATGCTACATGATGCGTGCGACTATGATTTGGGAAAAAGGCATGCGCTGTTTCTTGCTTTAGACTGCATACGCTGGACAACATTCACGAgtgataatacatcattcacaagtgacaaTATTGTCAACCAATAGAAATGTAATGAAGTTAATCTTGtcttacatatactaaataatatgtgtgaattATATGTCATGTTTTTCCTGCGGTTTATTTTCATGCAAGCTGTGTATgctactcctgttgtaaagcgaAGCAATGTACTTAATATTAAAAACGCTGATCGATAAACGAACTGTGCATTGggaagtattcaggccccttccttttttccacattttgttacgttacagccttattctaaaattgattaaattgctttTTTTACTCATCAGTCTACATACAGTCCCCCTTaattaatgacaaagcaaaaacatgttttacaacatttttccaatttatatatataaaacatacattatttacataagtattcagacactttgctatgagactagaaattgagctcaggtacatcctgtttccattgatcatccttgagatgtttctacaacttcattggagtccatctgtggtaaattcaattgattggacatgatttggaaaggcacacacctgtctatataaggtcccacagttgacagtgcatgtcagagtaaaaaccaagccatgaggtcaaaggaattgtccatagagcgccgagacaggattgtgtcgatggaagaagtttggaagaaccaagacttcctggagctggccgcccggccaaactgagaaattgggagagaagggccttggtcactctgacacagcttcagagtttctctgtggagatggaagaaccttccagaaggacaaccttttctgcagaactccaccaatcaggcctttatggtagagtggccgatggaagccactcctcagttaaaggcacatgacagccggcttggagtttgccaaaaggcacctaaaggactctgaccatgagaaacaagattctctggtctgataaaaccaagattgaactctttggcctgaatgccaagtgtcacgtctggagcaaacctggcaccatccctatggtgaagcatggtggtagcagcatcatgctgtggggatgtttttcagcggcagggactaggaaattagtcaggatctagggaaatacctaggataggataaagtaatccttctaacccccccccccccaaaaaaaaagatttagatgcactattgtaaagtggttgttccactggatatcataaggtgaatgcaccaatttgtaagtcgctctggataagagcgtctgctaaatgacttaaatgtaaatgaaagatgaatggagcaaagtacagagagatccttgatgagaacctggtctagagcactcaggacctcagactggggcgaaggttcaccttccaacaggacaacgaccttaaacacacagccaagacaatgcagaagtggctttgggacaattctctgaatgtcattgagtggcccagccagagccggacttgaacctgatcgaacatctctggagagacctgaaaatagctatgcagcaatgttccccatccaacctgacaaaactTGAgcgcatctgcagagaagaatgggagaaactccccaaaaagtgtgccaagcttgttgcgtcatacccaagaagacatgaggctgtaatcgctgccaaaggtgcttcaacaaagtatggcgtaaagggtctgaatacttatgtaaatgtgatgtttttgtCTTGTCATTATGtattactgtgtgtagattggtggGGGGGAAAACGATTTATCCAGTTttagataaggctgtaacgtaacaaaatgtggaaaaagtcaaggagtctgaatactttccgaatgcactgtatatggtatTTTGTATTGTGATACATGTTTGGGATACGACTGatgtgtggttgtctctcctGGCTATCTTAAGGTGAATCCACAAGCTGTAGGTAGCTCTGGATGGGAGTGTCTGCTAAATCAGGGTTTTCTAAACTTGGTCCTGGGTGGATAATTTTTTTACTACTAAATGATACACAGGCTATGAAATGACTGCATGTGTTTTTAAACTAGATTCATTATGTTAGCCATTGATGATTCATGTATTTGGATAACTTCAATGAACTGAATTGATCTGCtaataaaaaatgtaacctttttttgggggggggtggtaTCTATACAGAAAATACAATGTCTTTCTTTAATTCATGTCATTCAAAATAATATGTTTCTATTTATCTAGTCAAAACATGTCACTACATCTCTACACATCACCACTGGAGCAAGCCCATTATCTAGGCACCAGTATTTTCTACAATGCATACAAATATATGTTTATCAGTATAAAGGATTTACATATGTTTCTTATTAAATAacagttaaataaatgtatttgtcatTTTTTATATGGTGCCAAAGTCCAGGGACAGCATTACCACCACAATCCAATAATGACCCAGTTACTATTGGGGAATGGAACCAGAGAGGAAGCTTGTGTTACCTTTCTCACACCACTGCAGTATTCATTTCAACAGACCTTTTCCACACCCCTTTGttagagatatacagtaccagtcaaaagtttggacacacctactcattcaagggtttttctttattttgactattttatacattgtagaataatagtgaagacatcaaaactatgaaataacacatatggaatcatgtagtaaccaaaatagtgttaaacaaatcaaaatatattctttagggaatagggagctattCGGAACTCAGCCCAAGAGAATTAGCATTGGCTGTCTCACTAAAACATGTTGCATTGTGGTATAGTTGGAGTGATTCCACATGAAACCAGGGTAAAGTTCATAGTCCTTGGAGTGATTCCACATGAAACCAGGGTAAAGTTCATAATGCCTTGGAGTGATTCCACATGAAACCAGGGTAAAGTTCATAATGCCTTGGAGTGATTCCACATGAAACCAGGGTAAAGTGGCAGCGCCACCTAGTGTCTGGTTTGAGCAACTGAAAGCTCTAGATCCAACAGGAGCTGGTAGAGGAATGCAGTTCACTGTTATTACACAATAGGTAAGTAGGTTCTCATGGGtactacacatcaatacacaggCCATTCTCAGAGATCATCTGTCTGTTTTCATGCATCTCTATCTCGCCACGGCATCAAGAAAAATACAGATTTAATGTTGACCCGTGGCTATGGGGACCGAACTGGGGTTGTTTGGACTGCTGATTGGTCAGTTGTTTGGGGTTTAGGTTTAGGGACGTGGCCTTGGGGCCTCCACCTTGGGGCCTCCCACCGATACCCAGGAAGTGGAGTCTGAAGGTTGTCCACTCCCCGAAGGTCATCTGGAGCAGCTGTTTGAGGTCGTCAGGATCACCGAAGACCAGCGCCTGGCCGGTGAGGTCATTGCTACGGACGATGTCTGCGTACTTCTTAGGGAGGTTCATCCTTGCCAGCTTTTGGGGAATTTGGAAAGATGCAAAACATAGAAAGAAGATTTCAGTTTACATGTTTGGggaggaaggtagcctagtggctagagcgttgggccagtaaccgaaaggttgctcgatcatatccccgagctgacaaggtaaaaatctgttgttctacctctgaacaaggcagttaacccactgttcctagacattcattgtaaataagaatttgtttttaactgacttgcctggttaaataaaaataaaaaaacatctttCTTGGATTTATCTGAGGTCTAAAGTTggctatggaccctggtctaatggagtgcactatatagggaatagggtgccatgtgggacacaGCCAACCCCCTACCGCTTTGCAGACATCCTCAGAGGTCATGTTGATAACAGTCCTGATGTTGAGAGGAGCCAGGTTCCTCCCCCACCCAGAATTCTTCAGTCTGGTGGTCCCTCTGATCCGGGCCAGCTGCCTCCTGATAGAATGATCCAGGTTAACCGTGGTCAGATTCAACCTCTCCGCGTCTCTCACCCTGAACTGGAAATGCACCTGGAGGATTGGAAGATGAAGTGTGCTGAGTGTTGGAGAGATGCGcgcgcacacaaacaaacacacacacaggtcgctggttcaaatctgTCTCGGAGGAGCGTAAAAGGAACACACACCTTGAGGAACATCTCAAACATCTCTGGATCTCCGTcctgttccagcaggtcttcgATCTCCTCCCTCATCATGTGAAGCTCCATCCTCGAGTCGCTGAACACctattataatatatataataatgtattaatagtatataaaataataatatagaattgaattataataatatatgccatttagcagacctCCCACAAAGTCTTGGACTCGTCGACGAGTGTCGCCGTCCCGACAGCGTCATCGatctctgctctctgctgctcGTCCTCCAGACACTGTAGTATCCAGCTGAGACGACAGGGCCAATGGTTGGCAAGAACGACCTGTAATGAAGTGATCCTTACTGTTAATCCAGTCTATGTTTTCATTCTACTACAAACTGTTGCTTAGATTGCCATTCCATGTTTTACTCTAATGTAGTGAACATTACTGTAAGTCCAGTCCATGTCTTCATTCTACTACAAACTGACGCTTAGAATGCCATTCCATGTTTTAGTCTAATGTAGTGAACATTACTGTTAGTCCAGTCCATGTTTTCATTACATTACAGACTGACACTCAGAATTCCATTCCATGTTTTACTCAGGCAGTAGTTGAGCTACAGAACTAGTGAACAACAATGTATGTAGCTATCCCCACAATGCTTTCAGAAAGTTCAACAAACATATCAGATGCCGGAACCGACTTACGTTTTTCTAATCGTATCATTTGTatgactccctccctctctcttcccctcgctccctcattctccctccctctctcttcccctcgctccctcattctccctcgctccctcattctccctcgctccctcattctccctcgctccctccttctccctcgctccctcattctccctcgctccctccttctccctcgctccctcattctccctcgctccctcattctccctcgctccctcattctccctcgctccctcagtctccctcgctccctcattctccctccctccacaacaTAAAGGGGGGTGTTACAGTACCCAGGCAGCGATGTTCTCTGGCAGGGGCAGCTCAGTCTTCAGAGCCTCCATGAGCACCACGGTCACCCTGATGGAGTTGATGACCCGTCTCATGGACATGGTGTCATCAGAGATGTAGTGGTGGAGGTTCCCTCTGTTACTGGACAGGATGCTCTCCAACGCAGATTCTATTGCCTTGTCCACCTCGTCCTCACTCAGCGCAAACGCCACCTGCGCCGCCTTGATGTGGTTGTTGTCTATCAAAGGAATACTGGCCTCCTTCAGAAAACTTGACATCTCCTTTGTTTGGGAGGTGCTCTCGATCCAGGGGAGGGATGACTTCGGGATGcccaggtccagctctctcagctcGATCCCCTTTGACCCATGACCCTTGACTTCTTCCGTGATCTCTGATTGGCCGCTAACGATATTATAGAACACCttgggagagagacggagagaaacagagagcgaaagagagagagagagagacagagagagagagagaattgttttttttacacagtTTGGAAGCATTACAGATTATGAATGGCAGCAAAGGCTGAGTTATTTGATACAATGTATCCATTTCATATAGAACACCTTGTGCTTGGAGGTGTGGCAGAGTTATTTGATATAATGTATCCATTTCATATAGAACACCTTGTGCTTGGAGGTGTGGCAGAGTGGCGGTATGGTGAAGGCCAGGGTCACGATGCGGTTCAAGAAGGCATAGGCTCTGTCTTCTTGACTGAAGCACCCGTCTGCATAGTTCACCTGTTGGAGAGAAACAAACTGTGTTAGTTAATAATGAAAGCCATTATTGCCCTATTCACATTCTTCCACTGTAAATCATTTAAATAGTCAACGTTTCAGCTCttttattatttaaatgttttatttcacctttatttaaccaggtagaactgttcagaacaagttctcatttacaactgagacctggccaagataaagcaaagcagtgcgacacaaacaacaacacagagtggAACATGTAGAATAAACAAACGTggaacatggaataaacaaacgtacagtcaataacataatagaaaagtctatatacagtgtgtgcaaatgtagtaagattagggaggtaagacaataaataggccatagtggtgaaataattacaatttagcaatttaacactggagtgatagatgtgcagaagataaatgtgcaagtagagatactggggtgcaaaggagcaaaataaataaataacaatatggggatgaggtagttaggtGGGCTATTTAccgatgggctatgtacaggtgcaatgatcggtaagctgctctgacagctgaagcTTAAGGTTAGTGAGCTGTTTCCCTCTGGAGGGTATACACTTGACGTATAGcagtggttccctccagtcctccagtcctccagtaccccaacagtggttccctccagtcctccagtcctccagtaccccaacagtggttccctccagtcctccagtcctccagcacccccaacagtggttccctccagtcctccagtacccccaacagtggt includes:
- the LOC115179489 gene encoding NTPase KAP family P-loop domain-containing protein 1-like isoform X3; translation: MITKDLPSDHIYAYALSKTLIKVSSPATVGLYSSCQNRINMILRYIEVHMEQEAERREQSYQGRSKPRSVKTSITGLLALICRLLFYRPVWTEENQRRKNVRFIYVRFSAWHFAGSDLLWAGLVMRLCLALQESFGKLQLGLYRVTQHNEEDEVRKKVIENTSSEWRSKKFCCFPLWSLVLALLLAALIVLVFLVKYGFPEVPEAPELDGLGSGNGTGEEGQSEAQRGAGVLEGLTFAVFGVPAAAAIRFIFQMGKNLIFNQDLNVRNALDNERVSGQLGFMNEVRKEMWLLSRFIQFMEVFEQRRIRVVLEITNLDRCAPKKIVGVLDAISILLSDEESPFISLLAVNPEVLVQQVNYADGCFSQEDRAYAFLNRIVTLAFTIPPLCHTSKHKVFYNIVSGQSEITEEVKGHGSKGIELRELDLGIPKSSLPWIESTSQTKEMSSFLKEASIPLIDNNHIKAAQVAFALSEDEVDKAIESALESILSSNRGNLHHYISDDTMSMRRVINSIRVTVVLMEALKTELPLPENIAAWVVLANHWPCRLSWILQCLEDEQQRAEIDDAVGTATLVDESKTLWEVFSDSRMELHMMREEIEDLLEQDGDPEMFEMFLKVHFQFRVRDAERLNLTTVNLDHSIRRQLARIRGTTRLKNSGWGRNLAPLNIRTVINMTSEDVCKALARMNLPKKYADIVRSNDLTGQALVFGDPDDLKQLLQMTFGEWTTFRLHFLGIGGRPQGGGPKATSLNLNPKQLTNQQSKQPQFGPHSHGSTLNLYFS